The window GTACACTTCCTCGTTTACTCTACTAAAGAAGTCTTTTAACTCTTTTGTTCTCTTTACTTTCCAGGTATCGATTTTATTTATTACTATTATCCTTTTTTTCTTTAGAAGTTCTTCTTTATAGTTTCCAAGTTCCTTAAGAAGAATTTTGTATGCCTTTTTAATATTCTTTCTATCCGAGCCATCAATAAGGAACATAAGAACTTTTGTTTTCTCAATGTGAGACAAAAATTGGTTGCCCAAGCCTTTTCCAGAGGATGCACCTTCAATAAGCCCGGGTAAATCTGCAATTGTAAATGACCTCATTTCGTCAAGTTTAACAACGCCTATCTTTGGAGAAAGAGTTGTAAAAGGATAAGATGCAATTTCTGGATGTGCATTGCTCACCTTTGAAATGAATGTGGATTTCCCAGCATTAGGAAACCCAACAATGCCAACATCCGAGATAACCTTCAGGATAAGCTCGAGGTCTTTCTCTTCATAGGGACCACCTTTTTCTGAATAGCGTGGCGCTCTTTCGGTTGAAGTGGTAAAAGCCTTGTTACCTCTGCCACCTTTTCCACCTTTTGCAACAACTACTGATTCGCCATCCTTGTTGAGTTCGGCTATTACTTTACCTGATTCTCTATCAATTATCGTCGTGCCAACGGGAACTTCTATAATAAGGTCGTCGCCGTTCTTCCCGTGCTTGAGACGACCACCACCATTTTCACCATTTTCAGCAAAGAAATGCTTCTGATATAAAAATTTTTGGAGGGTTG of the Caldisericum sp. genome contains:
- the obgE gene encoding GTPase ObgE, with translation MKPLKKSLIDHAYIRVRSGKGGDGAISFRREKFIPKGGPDGGDGGKGGDVIIKANKNLTTLQKFLYQKHFFAENGENGGGRLKHGKNGDDLIIEVPVGTTIIDRESGKVIAELNKDGESVVVAKGGKGGRGNKAFTTSTERAPRYSEKGGPYEEKDLELILKVISDVGIVGFPNAGKSTFISKVSNAHPEIASYPFTTLSPKIGVVKLDEMRSFTIADLPGLIEGASSGKGLGNQFLSHIEKTKVLMFLIDGSDRKNIKKAYKILLKELGNYKEELLKKKRIIVINKIDTWKVKRTKELKDFFSRVNEEVYFISALNGTGVKEVLERLYELVKETHEEENKAEVSEKEFTLDRTKEIIIEKVDEHTFKVSNPELERHAELTDFNRSGSVNELLRYFDKIDLDKKLKKHGIKEGDRVIIGSKSFIYHED